In the genome of Lacerta agilis isolate rLacAgi1 chromosome 2, rLacAgi1.pri, whole genome shotgun sequence, one region contains:
- the LOC117043017 gene encoding keratin, type II cuticular Hb5-like yields MLSFQAENSQQESGSCFRLGHAFYPLVRFLEQQNLMLKTKWEFLQERKCCKSNMEPMFNEYIANLKKELECLECERAQLQAEMKNWSETLECNRKKFEEECHRRTCAENEYVTIKKEVDCVFMDKSEKETKVDALMKDISFFRATFEEEIRELQSCISDTCVTVQMDNSRGLNMDCVIEEFWRRYEDIASRSRAEAEAWCHCQYQELKTTAAKHCDNLRSVKEELSELTRMVHRLEAEVSNVKAQKAKLEEEVAAAEERGEIAVKDAKCKLTELEDALHKAKQDMACQLREYQELMNVKLALDIEIATYRKLLEGEECR; encoded by the exons GTCCGATTCTTAGAGCAGCAGAATCTGATGCTGAAGACGAAATGGGAATTCTTGCAAGAGAGGAAGTGCTGCAAAAGTAACATGGAGCCCATGTTTAATGAGTACATTGCCAACCTGAAGAAAGAGCTGGAGTGCTTGGAATGTGAGAGGGCACAGCTGCAGGCGGAAATGAAAAACTGGAGCGAAACCCTGGAGTGCAACAGGAAAAA GTTCGAAGAGGAGTGTCACCGCCGCACATGTGCTGAAAATGAGTATGTGACCATTAAAAAG GAGGTGGATTGTGTTTTCATGGACAAGTCAGAAAAGGAGACAAAAGTGGACGCCTTGATGAAAGACATCTCCTTTTTCAGAGCTACCTTTGAAGAG GAAATCCGAGAGCTGCAGTCTTGCATTTCGGACACCTGTGTCACAGTGCAGATGGACAACAGCCGGGGCCTGAACATGGACTGTGTCATTGAGGAATTCTGGCGTCGGTATGAAGATATTGCCTCTCGGAGCCGGGCTGAGGCTGAAGCTTGGTGCCATTGCCAG TATCAAGAGTTGAAAACAACTGCGGCCAAACACTGTGACAACCTGCGTAGCGTCAAGGAAGAACTTAGTGAGCTGACCCGGATGGTCCACAGGCTGGAGGCAGAAGTTTCAAATGTCAAAGCCCAG AAGGCAAaactggaagaggaggtggctgCAGCTGAGGAGCGTGGGGAGATAGCTGTGAAAGATGCCAAATGCAAGTTGACTGAGCTGGAAGATGCCTTGCACAAGGCCAAGCAGGATATGGCCTGCCAGCTGCGAGAGTACCAGGAGCTGATGAATGTCAAGCTGGCCCTGGATATCGAGATTGCCACCTACAGGAAGCTGCTGGAAGGAGAGGAATGCAGGTGA
- the LOC117040592 gene encoding keratin, type II cytoskeletal cochleal-like produces the protein MSKFGYSSRSAAGSGGFTQVRVSSVSSSRGIGGGGSFSKPGGFGSSSLYNLGSGVRRIAPVGSSYSVQSSYGALGSSRHGGMFGGGFSPAGIQEVTINQNLLSPLNLEIDPTIQKLRKEEKEQIKTLNNKFATFIDKVRFLEQQNKMLETKWNLLQEQKTTRSNIPAFFEAYISNLRRQLDALLNDKGRLEGELKNMQDLVEDFKNKYEDEINKRTTAENDFVVLKKDVDASYMNKVELEARVDGMTDEINFLRALYENELRELQNQISDTSVVLQMDNNRNLDLDSIIAEVKAQYEEIANKSRLEAESWYQSKYEALQASAGKHGDDLRNTKNEIAEINRTILRLQAEIDNVKNQRAKLDAAIAEAEERGEMAIKDARAKLAELEAALNKAKQEMARQLREYQELMNVKLALDIEIATYRKLLEGEESRLAGDGAGSMSMTVLNSSSGGSYGSGGGYGYGGGIGFGSGMGSGGGLSFSSGGGSGGVKSAYSVTTSTSRRSVRN, from the exons ATGTCGAAATTTGGTTACAGCTCCCGCTCAGCGGCCGGGTCCGGCGGGTTCACCCAGGTCAGAGTCAGCTCCGTCTCGTCATCTCGCGGAATCGGAGGGGGCGGCAGTTTCAGCAAGCCGGGGGGCTTTGGCAGCTCCAGCCTCTATAACTTGGGTTCTGGCGTCAGGCGGATTGCCCCTGTTGGCAGCTCCTACAGTGTCCAGTCTTCCTACGGTGCCCTTGGCTCCAGCAGACATGGAGGGATGTTTGGTGGTGGGTTTTCGCCTGCAGGCATTCAAGAGGTCACCATCAACCAGAACCTCTTGTCCCCCCTCAACCTGGAAATCGACCCCACCATCCAGAAGCTGcgcaaggaggagaaggaacagaTCAAGACCCTCAACAACAAGTTTGCAACCTTCATTGATAAG GTCCGATTCCTTGAGCAgcaaaacaagatgctggagaCCAAGTGGAACCTCCTGCAGGAGCAGAAGACCACACGGAGCAACATCCCTGCCTTCTTTGAAGCATACATCAGCAACCTGCGGAGGCAGCTGGATGCCCTGCTGAACGACAAGGGACGCCTGGAGGGAGAGCTGAAGAACATGCAGGATCTTGTCGAGGATTTCAAGAACAA ATACGAAGATGAAATCAACAAGCGCACAACAGCAGAAAATGACTTCGTTGTGCTCAAGAAG GATGTTGACGCATCCTACATGAACAAGGTGGAGTTGGAGGCCAGGGTGGATGGAATGACTGATGAGATAAACTTCCTGAGGGCACTCTATgaaaat GAACTGCGTGAGCTGCAGAACCAGATCTCCGATACTTCTGTGGTGCTTCAGATGGACAACAACCGAAACCTGGACTTGGATAGCATCATTGCCGAAGTCAAAGCTCAATATGAGGAGATTGCCAATAAGAGCAGGCTTGAGGCAGAAAGTTGGTATCAAAGCAAG TACGAAGCCCTGCAAGCGAGTGCTGGGAAGCATGGCGATGACCTGAGGAACACGAAGAACGAGATTGCCGAGATTAACCGCACAATCCTGAGACTGCAGGCTGAGATTGATAATGTGAAAAATCAG CGTGCCAAGCTCGATGCTGCCATTGCTGAGGCAGAGGAACGTGGGGAGATGGCTATCAAAGATGCCAGGGCCAAACTAGCAGAGCTGGAGGCTGCTCTCAACAAAGCCAAACAAGAGATGGCCCGCCAGCTGAGGGAGTACCAGGAGCTGATGAACGTCAAGCTGGCCCTGGATATTGAGATTGCTACCTACAGGAAGCtgctggaaggagaggagagccG GCTGGCTGGTGATGGAGCTGGTTCTATGAGCATGA CTGTGCTCAACTCCAGTTCTGGTGGCTCCTACGGCAGCGGAGGTGGCTATGGCTACGGAGGAGGAATCGGCTTTGGAAGTGGAATGGGCAGCGGCGGAGGCCTAAGCTTCTCCTCCGGAGGTGGCTCAGGTGGTGTGAAATCAGCGTACAGCGTGACAACAAGCACATCCAGAAGAAGTGTCAGGAACTAA